The proteins below are encoded in one region of Rhea pennata isolate bPtePen1 chromosome 21, bPtePen1.pri, whole genome shotgun sequence:
- the LOC134149773 gene encoding C-signal-like, whose amino-acid sequence MAGLCVRSTLVTGANRGIGLGIVKQLLQMPNPPEWVFAAYQDPKGEQAQELQHLASKHPNLVIIPLEVTDPASIQAAAARVREHLKGSGLNLLINNAGIAKVISLDTETVENMSQVYATNTIGPLLVSQAFLPLLKKAAQGSSSSELSCSKAAIMNMSSIVGSIEKICFWDNVQYISYRCSKAALNMLTKCQFLGYQQHGILCAALHPGWVQTDVGNSAGHKAPLMVDMSVQGMLNVLCSLSEKDTGTFLDWEGKALPW is encoded by the exons ATGGCAGGGCTTTGTGTCCGCTCCACTCTGGTCACTGGGGCCAATCGAGGAATCGGCCTGGGAATTGtcaagcagctcctgcagatgcCAAACCCACCTGAGTGGGTCTTTGCAGCCTACCAGGACCCCAAGGGAGAGCAAGCACAG GAGTTACAGCATTTGGCCTCCAAGCACCCCAACCTGGTCATCATTCCGCTTG AAGTCACTGACCCTGCCAGcatccaggcagctgcagccagagtCAGGGAGCACCTGAAGGGCTCTGGGCTGAACCTCCTCATCAACAATGCTGGGATTGCAAAGGTGATCTCTTTGGATACTGAGACTGTGGAGAACATGTCCCAGGTGTATGCCACCAACACAATTGGGCCCCTGCTGGTGAGCCAG GCATTCCTGCCCTTGCTGAAGAAGGCTGCCCAGGGAAGCTCGagctctgagctgagctgcagcaaggcagccaTCATGAACATGTCCAGCATTGTTGGCTCCATtgagaaaatatgtttctggGATAATGTGCAATATATCTCATACCGCTGCAGCAAG gctgctctgaacaTGCTCACCAAGTGCCAGTTCTTGGGGTACCAGCAGCACGGCATCCTCTGCGCTGCTCTCCACCCTGGCTGGGTGCAAACGGACGTAGGGAACTCAGCAGGACACAAG GCCCCACTGATGGTGGACATGAGCGTACAAGGAATGCTGAatgtgctctgctccctctccgAGAAGGACACGGGGACTTTCCTGGACTGGGAAGGGAAAGCACTGCCCTGGTGA